The following nucleotide sequence is from Lacinutrix sp. Hel_I_90.
TTAGATATAACAAAACCTTTAGAGAAACAGCGCTCTTGTCACATGACCTATACGAGTGCTTTGGTGCATGATTTATTGCGCGAAGGTTTTGATCGTTCTCCAATGTTTAATGGTAGAATTAAAAGTTTAGGGCCTAGATATTGTCCTAGTATTGAAGATAAAATTAATCGTTTTGCAGATAAAGACAGGCATCAATTATTTGTTGAGCCAGAAGGGTGGGATACCTGTGAAATGTATGTTAACGGTTTTTCAACTTCGTTACCAGAAGATGTACAATTTAAAGCCATGCGTTCTATTGTTGGTTTTGAAAATGTCAAATTCTTTAGGCCTGGTTATGCCATAGAATATGATTATTTTCCGCCGACACAGTTGAGACATACATTAGAGACTAAGTTAATTGAAGGCTTGTATTTTGCTGGACAGATTAATGGGACTACAGGTTATGAAGAGGCCGCGTCTCAAGGGTTAATGGCGGGAATAAATGCAGCTTTAAAGGTACAGGAAAAGGATCCTTTTATCTTAAGAAGAGACGAAGCTTATATTGGTGTTTTGGTTGATGATTTAATTACAAAAGGCACAGAAGAGCCTTATAGAATGTTTACCTCGAGGGCAGAATATAGAACCTTACTAAGACAAGATAATGCAGATTTCAGGTTAACAGCTAAAGGTTATGAGTTAGGTTTAGCGAGCGAAAAGCGTCTGCGCAGAATGGAAGAAAAAAGAGCGCAGTCTGAAAAGTTTGTTCAGTTTTTTAAAGACACTAGTATAACCGCTGAAGAGGCAAATCCGGTGTTAGAGGCTAAAGATTCTGCGACGGTTTCGCAGCAAGGAAAGATGTTTAAATTGTTTGCTAGACCAAATATTGGTATTGAAGATGTAAGACAATTTGAAGCTGTTGAGAATTATATTCAAGAGCATGATTTGGATAGAGAAGTGATAGAACAAACAGAAATTCAGGTGAAGTATTCTGGCTATATTGAGAAGGAAAAAAACAATGCAGATAAACTTAATCGACTAGAGAATATTAAAATTCCAACCAATTTTGATTACTCAAAGTTGCAGTCTATGAGCTTAGAGGCGAGAGAAAAATTAAACAAAATTCAGCCTGTCACGATTTCTCAGGCATCAAGAATTAGTGGAGTCTCACCTAGTGATGTTTCTGTGTTGTTAGTTTATATGGGACGATAAGTTGCGTTAGAATGTATTTGTTCCACGTGGAACCTAAACTAAAAAGCATCTTTAGAGTAGGGAATAGAGCTAAGCTAATACAGGGTATTCCTGATTTTAGATTGTGGTTTAAAGTTTGTTATTTAGTATTAACTAGTTAAACATCTATGCATAATTGAAGTAAAAACAGAACGTTCTTTATAATTTGCTCAGTATTTTAAAGCGATTGGGCTAATAGTTGTAGAGGCGATTTTTGTTTTATATGCTAATGAATGAGGATATGTTTCGGGATAATTGGGGAGGTTTAAATTGTTCGTAAGACCAAATATGAGTGCAGAATATTTAGGTCAATTTAAAGGCTTATAGAACTATCTTCAATAATATAATTTTGATAAAGACGAGCTAGCACTAACATAAATTCAATTGAAATATTCTGAATATATTGAGAAGAAAAAAAGAATTTACACAAATTTAATGTTATAAAAAGCATGGAATTTCGTCTTGATTTTATTTACACAACAGTGCAAATTATACTTTTTTAGGGAGTAATCAATTAATTGAAACGTGGGATTTGCTAGTTTTTAAACGTTATAAATTCGGGGGTTTTAACCGAGTTAATGTGTTTTTATTATTACTTTGCATGACATTATAATTTAGAAAAAAATATATTTGTTCCACGTGGAACTCAAACAGTGTTTGTTTTAAAAGCCTTAAATAACGATTCAAATTGTAATGGTTGTAATCTAAAAAAGTGTCTTTATAGTTTTGTGAGGACGCTTGTTGTTTGTTTTTTAGCAAAAGGCTTTTGCGCGATTAGCCTAGTTTAATAATTTCGGATCAGTAATTTTAGATGGTTCAAATGCTAAATAAAACTGGTTTGATCGCATGTAAAATTAGTATAGGAGAAGAAAGCGTTGAAGTTGTTCAACCAAAGTTCAAGGCGTTCAGTAAAAACAATGTTGGTATCAACATCTACTTTTGAAGAATATCTTGGGTGTATTAAAAACAAATTCCTTATAATTATGAAATATTTTATGGGAGTAAATCAAAAGGAAAACAAAAGAGGAGTTGTTTAAAACCATAAAACAGTATATTTTTTAATACTGTGCTTTTTACGGAGTATATTTTTAAAAGTAAGATTCAAAAAATCATTAACTAGTGTCGTCAAAAAACCAACCTTACATCAAAGTACAAGACCATTCTGTTTCAGGAGAAACGTTTCAATTAATCCATAATCAAGAGATGGATTATTTAGAAACGACACCACAACCTTCTCTAGAAAAATTACCAGACTATTATAAAAGTGAAGATTATATTTCTCATACAAATGCAAAACGTAACTTGTTTGAAAAAGCATATCATCAGATTAGAACTATTTCTTTAAAACGAAAACTAAAGTTGATTAATAGTTTTAATACTGAAGACAAAACGCTTTTAGATATTGGCTGTGGTACGGGGGACTTTTTAAAGACGGCTCAAACTGGTCAGTGGCGTGTTTTTGGGGTAGAGCCAAATGAAGCAGCAAGATCTATCGCTAATACGAATTCAAATAACAACGTTTTTAGTACTGAGCAATTATCAAAATTTGAAAGCCAGAGTTTCGATGTGATTACACTTTGGCATGTTTTAGAACATCTACCAAATCTTGAAGAACAGATTTCTGTTTTTAAACGTTTACTAAAACCAAAAGGCACATTAGTTATTGCGGTGCCTAATTACAAAAGCCACGATGCGATCTTTTATAAAAATTTCTGGGCCGCTTATGATGTGCCAAGACATCTTTGGCACTTTTCTCAAACCTCGATTAAAGCATTATTTAAAAAAGAACAGATGAAGGTCGTTGAAACGCATCCTATGGTTTTCGATGCTTTTTATGTGAGTCTGCTTTCTGAAAAATATAAAAATAAATCCATGAATCTTGTTCGCGCTTTTTTTGTTGGTTTACAATCAAATTTGAAAGCAAAACACTCTGGAGAGTATTCTTCGCTCATTTATGTGATTAAAAACAGCTAAAACTTATTTTTAGAATTATTGTGCTTAGTACTTGTGCCAAAACAACGTAACGCCTTAAGGTTTTTTAATAAAGGCTTAAAAGGCTTTATTTGAAGTCGTTTTCAATAGGAGATAATTATTAAATCTAAATTTTACTATAATAAATGCTTATAGTCTAAAATTCTGACTCATTTATTTCAGAAAATGTAAATCTACTTTTATA
It contains:
- a CDS encoding class I SAM-dependent methyltransferase; its protein translation is MSSKNQPYIKVQDHSVSGETFQLIHNQEMDYLETTPQPSLEKLPDYYKSEDYISHTNAKRNLFEKAYHQIRTISLKRKLKLINSFNTEDKTLLDIGCGTGDFLKTAQTGQWRVFGVEPNEAARSIANTNSNNNVFSTEQLSKFESQSFDVITLWHVLEHLPNLEEQISVFKRLLKPKGTLVIAVPNYKSHDAIFYKNFWAAYDVPRHLWHFSQTSIKALFKKEQMKVVETHPMVFDAFYVSLLSEKYKNKSMNLVRAFFVGLQSNLKAKHSGEYSSLIYVIKNS
- the mnmG gene encoding tRNA uridine-5-carboxymethylaminomethyl(34) synthesis enzyme MnmG translates to MFNEVYDVIVVGAGHAGSEAAAAAANMGSKTLLITMSLQNIAQMSCNPAMGGIAKGQIVREIDALGGYSGIVSDTSAIQFKMLNKSKGPAMWSPRVQSDRMRFAEDWRLLLEQTPNLDFYQEMVSGLIVENGTVVGVKTSLGIEVKGRSVVLTNGTFLNGLIHIGDKNFGGGRAGERAATGITEQLVGLGFESGRMKTGTPPRVDGRSLDYSKMVEQPGDVNPEKFSYLDITKPLEKQRSCHMTYTSALVHDLLREGFDRSPMFNGRIKSLGPRYCPSIEDKINRFADKDRHQLFVEPEGWDTCEMYVNGFSTSLPEDVQFKAMRSIVGFENVKFFRPGYAIEYDYFPPTQLRHTLETKLIEGLYFAGQINGTTGYEEAASQGLMAGINAALKVQEKDPFILRRDEAYIGVLVDDLITKGTEEPYRMFTSRAEYRTLLRQDNADFRLTAKGYELGLASEKRLRRMEEKRAQSEKFVQFFKDTSITAEEANPVLEAKDSATVSQQGKMFKLFARPNIGIEDVRQFEAVENYIQEHDLDREVIEQTEIQVKYSGYIEKEKNNADKLNRLENIKIPTNFDYSKLQSMSLEAREKLNKIQPVTISQASRISGVSPSDVSVLLVYMGR